A window of the Chaetodon trifascialis isolate fChaTrf1 chromosome 9, fChaTrf1.hap1, whole genome shotgun sequence genome harbors these coding sequences:
- the LOC139336234 gene encoding extracellular calcium-sensing receptor-like, with translation MLGGIFSFHSRWKDRQDTYMDKPLPLQCTSLNFRGFQYAQAMLFAIEEINNSTDLLPGISLGYKIYDACASISRGVRVALALANGNEVTSALSGALCARPAQVQAIMGETFSSPCMAIATVIGPFHIPLISHFATCACLSDKTKYPSFLRTIPSDYYQSRALAQLVKHFGWTWVGAIRANDDYGNNGMAIFTETAQQLGICLEYSVSVFRTDPPDKMQKIIDIIKASTSKVIVTFLSPTELYVIIQEMFHHNLTGYQWVGTEAWIFDSQTAASDRHHILDGAIGLSIPKAHVSGMREFMLDVKPLNSSKNKLFTEFWETLFNCKFKQSESAAVNQSECTGHEDLTGVQNSFTDMSLMPIFYNVYKGVYAVAHALHSILSCNKTCNIKVQLDSFTILEHIKKIQFKTKEGDEVYFNENGDPAAKYEIINWQPTENDIVDFVPVGLYDASLPADKQLNLQNKTIIWAQNSQQVPLSVCSEKCPPGTRKVLQKGKPVCCYDCLRCAEGEISNITDSITCVSCDPEFWSNERRDACVKKEAEFLSYEEVMGALLTAASLLGTCLTAVVAFIFFRYRQTPIVRANNSELSFLLLFSLTLCFLCSLTFIGRPSEWSCMLRHTAFGITFVLCISCVLGKTIVVLMAFRATLPGSNVMKWFGPAQQRLSVLGFTLVQVVICILWLTISPPFPFKNFKTFNDKIILECALGSAVGFWAVLGYIGLLAMLCFFLAFLARKLPDNFNEAKFITFSMLIFCAVWITFIPAYVSSPGKFSVAVEIFAILASSFGLLICVFIPKCYIILLKPEKNTKKNIMGKGRPKS, from the exons ATGCTGGGGGGAATCTTCTCTTTCCACAGCAggtggaaagacagacaggacaccTACATGGACAAACCATTGCCACTGCAGTGCACCAG TTTGAATTTCAGGGGGTTCCAGTATGCTCAGGCTATGCTTTTTGCCATAGAGGAGATTAATAACAGCACAGACCTACTGCCTGGCATCTCTCTGGGCTATAAGATCTATGATGCCTGTGCCTCCATTTCCAGAGGAGTGAGGGTGGCACTGGCATTAGCTAATGGTAATGAAGTGacttctgctctctctgggGCACTGTGTGCCAGACCTGCCCAAGTACAGGCCATCATGGGAGagaccttctcctctccttgcaTGGCTATAGCAACTGTCATTGGACCCTTTCATATCCCACTG ATCAGCCACTTTGCTACTTGTGCTTGTCTCAGTGATAAAACCAAGTACCCATCCTTCCTCAGAACAATACCCAGTGACTACTACCAGAGCAGAGCTCTGGCCCAGTTGGTCAAACACTTTGGGTGGACTTGGGTTGGAGCGATTAGAGCAAATGATGATTACGGCAATAATGGCATGGCCATATTTACAGAAACTGCCCAGCAGCTGGGCATCTGTCTGGAGTATTCTGTATCTGTCTTTAGAACTGATCCACCAGACAAAATGCAAAAGATCATTGACATTATCAAGGCTTCCACTTCCAAGGTGATTGTCACCTTCCTCTCCCCCACAGAGTTGTATGTAATAATACAGGAAATGTTTCACCACAACTTGACTGGGTACCAGTGGGTAGGCACTGAGGCCTGGATCTTTGATTCCCAAACTGCAGCCAGTGATAGGCATCACATTCTGGATGGTGCCATAGGTCTGTCCATCCCCAAAGCACATGTCAGTGGCATGAGAGAGTTCATGTTGGATGTGAAGCCCCTCAATTCATCAAAGAACAAATTGTTTACAGAGTTTTGGGAGACATTATTCAACTGTAAGTTCAAGCAGTCAGAGTCAGCAGCAGTAAATCAGAGTGAATGTACTGGACACGAAGATCTGACTGGAGTACAAAACAGCTTCACTGATATGTCACTCATGCCGATCTTTTATAATGTTTATAAAGGAGTGTATGCTGTGGCCCATGCACTTCATAGTATTCtcagctgtaataaaacatgTAACATCAAGGTGCAGCTAGATTCATTTACG attttagagCACATAAAAAAGATTCAGTtcaaaacaaaggaaggagatgaggtGTATTTTAATGAGAATGGAGACCCAGCAGCAAAGTATGAAATTATAAACTGGCAGCCGACAGAAAATGATATTGTGGACTTTGTCCCAGTTGGTCTTTATGATGCATCTttacctgcagacaaacagctgaatctGCAAAACAAGACTATAATCTGGGCTCAGAACTCACAACAG GTGCCTTtgtcagtttgcagtgagaaaTGTCCACCAGGAACTCGCAAGGTTCTGCAGAAAGGAAAGCCTGTCTGCTGCTATGACTGTTTAAGatgtgcagagggagaaataagCAACATTACAG ATTCCATCACATGTGTGAGTTGTGACCCTGAATTCTGGTCAAATGAGAGAAGAGACGCCTGTGTAAAGAAGGAGGCCGAGTTTCTATCATATGAAGAGGTCATGGGAGCTCTGCTCACTGCTGCCTCTCTACTTGGAACATGTCTGACTGCTGTTGTGGCGTTCATTTTCTTCAGATACAGGCAGACTCCTATTGTCAGGGCCAacaactctgagctgagcttcctgctgctcttctccttgactctgtgtttcctgtgttctctGACCTTCATCGGCCGGCCCTCTGAGTGGTCCTGCATGCTGCGACACACAGCGTTCGGCATCACCTTCGTCCTCTGCATCTCGTGTGTTCTGGGGAAAACAATAGTGGTGTTAATGGCCTTCAGGGCCACACTTCCAGGCAGTAATGTGATGAAATGGTTTGGGCCTGCTCAGCAGAGACTCAGTGTTCTGGGTTTCACTCTTGTACAAGTTGTCATATGTATCCTCTGGTTAACgatctctcctccttttccatttaagaattttaagacatttaacGACAAAATCATCTTAGAGTGTGCTCTGGGCTCAGCTGTTGGCTTTTGGGCTGTACTTGGGTACATAGGACTTCTGgccatgttatgtttttttctggccttTCTGGCTCGGAAACTGCCTGACAATTTCAATGAAGCCAAATTCATcaccttcagcatgctgatattctgCGCAGTATGGATCACTTTTATCCCAGCGTATGTCAGCTCTCCTGGGAAgttcagtgttgctgtggagATATTTGCTATTCTGGCTTCGAGTTTTGGACTACtgatctgtgtttttattccaaaatgttatattatcttactgaaaccagagaagaatACAAAGAAGAATATAATGGGGAAAGGACGGCCAAAATcatga
- the LOC139336366 gene encoding extracellular calcium-sensing receptor-like: MLFAIEEINNSTDLLPGISLGYKIYDVCGSISRGVRVALALANGNEVVSSDSEAPCARPAQVQAIMGETSSSPSMAIATVIGPFHIPLISHFATCACLSDKTKHPSFLRTIPSDYYQSRALAQLVKHFGWTWVGAIRTNDDYGNNGMATFIETAQQLGICLEYSVSVFRADPPDKMQKIVDIIKASTSKVIVTFLSPIELYVIIQDLSLHNLTGYQWVGTEAWISDSHTAAMDRHHILDGAIGLSIPRAHVRGMREFMLDVKPLNSSSTEIFTEFWEKLFCCKFKQSESAAVNQSKCTGHEDLTGVQNSFTDMSLMPIFNNIYKGVYAVAHALHSILSCNKTCNNKVQLDSFMTIRPQNILQHIRKIRFKTKEGDEVYFNENGDPPAKYEIINWQPTKNDIVDFVPVGLYDASLPADKQLNLQNKSLIWAQNSQQVPLSVCSEKCPPGTHKVLQKGKPVCCYDCFRCAEGEISNITDSITCVRCHPEFWSNERGDACVKKEAVFLSYEEIMGVLLTAASLTGTCLSVVVACIFFRYRQTPIVRANNSELSFLLLFSLTLCFLCSLTFIGRPSEWSCMLRHTAFGITFVLCISCVLGKTIVVLMAFRATLPGSNVMKWFGPAQQKLSVLGFTLVQVVICILWLMISPPFPFKNFKTFNDKIILECALGSAVGFWAVLGYIGLLAMLCFFLAFLGRKLPDNFNEAKFITFSMLIFCAVWITFIPAYVSSPGKFSVAVEIFAILASSFGLLICIFIPKCYIILLKPEKNTKKNMMGKGH, translated from the exons ATGCTTTTTGCCATTGAGGAGATCAATAACAGCACAGACCTACTGCCTGGCATCTCTCTGGGTTACAAGATCTATGATGTCTGTGGGTCCATTTCCAGAGGAGTGAGGGTGGCACTGGCTTTGGCTAATGGTAACGAAGTTGTATCTTCAGACTCTGAGGCACCATGTGCCAGACCTGCCCAGGTGCAAGCAATTATGGGAGagacctcttcctctccttccatGGCTATAGCTACTGTCATTGGACCCTTTCATATCCCACTG ATCAGCCACTTTGCTACTTGTGCTTGTCTCAGTGATAAAACCAAGCACCCATCCTTCCTCAGAACAATACCCAGTGACTACTACCAGAGCAGAGCTCTGGCCCAGTTGGTCAAACACTTTGGGTGGACTTGGGTTGGAGCTATAAGAACAAATGATGATTATGGCAATAATGGTATGGCCACATTTATAGAAACCGCTCAGCAGCTAGGCATCTGTCTGGAgtactctgtgtctgtcttcagaGCAGATCCACCAGACAAAATGCAAAAGATCGTTGACATTATCAAAGCCTCCACTTCCAAGGTGATCGTCACTTTCCTCTCCCCAATTGAGTTGTATGTGATAATACAGGACTTGTCTCTCCACAACTTGACTGGGTACCAGTGGGTAGGCACTGAGGCCTGGATCTCTGATTCCCATACTGCAGCCATGGATAGGCATCATATTCTGGACGGTGCCATCGGTCTGTCCATCCCTAGAGCACATGTCAGAGGCATGAGAGAGTTCATGTTGGATGTGAAGCCGCTCAATTCATCGAGTACTGAAATTTTTACAGAGTTTTGGGAGAAATTATTTTGCTGCAAGTTCAAGCAGTCAGAGTCAGCAGCAGTAAATCAGAGTAAATGTACTGGACATGAAGATCTGACTGGAGTACAAAACAGCTTCACTGATATGTCACTCATGCCAATCTTTAACAATATCTATAAAGGGGTGTATGCTGTGGCCCACGCACTTCATAGTATTCtcagctgtaataaaacatgCAACAACAAGGTGCAGCTAGATTCATTTATG ACAATACGGCCACAAAAT ATTTTACAGCACATAAGAAAGATTCGGTtcaaaacaaaggaaggagatgaggtTTACTTTAATGAGAATGGAGACCCACCAGCAAAGTATGAAATTATAAACTGGCAGCCAACAAAAAATGATATTGTGGACTTTGTTCCAGTTGGTCTTTATGATGCATCTttacctgcagacaaacagttGAATCTGCAAAATAAATCTCTAATTTGGGCACAGAACTCACAACAG gtGCCTTtgtcagtttgcagtgagaaaTGTCCACCAGGAACGCACAAGGTTCTGCAGAAAGGAAAGCCTGTCTGCTGCTATGACTGTTTCAGATGTGCAGAAGGAGAAATAAGCAACATCACAG ATTCTATCACATGTGTCCGATGCCACCCTGAGTTCTGGTCAAATGAGAGAGGAGACGCCTGTGTAAAGAAGGAGGCAGTTTTTCTATCATATGAAGAGATTATGGGAGTTCTGCTCACTGCAGCTTCTCTAACAGGAACATGCCTGAGTGTTGTTGTGGCGTGCATTTTCTTCAGATACAGGCAGACTCCTATTGTCAGGGCCAacaactctgagctgagcttcctgctgctcttctccttgactctgtgtttcctgtgttctctGACCTTCATCGGCCGGCCCTCTGAGTGGTCCTGCATGCTGCGACATACAGCGTTCGGCATCACCTTTGTCCTCTGCATCTCGTGTGTTCTGGGGAAAACAATAGTGGTGTTAATGGCCTTCAGGGCCACACTTCCAGGCAGTAATGTGATGAAATGGTTTGGGCCTGCTCAGCAGAAACTCAGTGTTCTGGGTTTCACTCTTGTACAAGTTGTCATATGTATCCTCTGGTTAATGATTTCACCTCCTTTTCCATTTAAGaattttaagacatttaatgacaaaatcATCTTAGAGTGTGCTCTGGGCTCAGCTGTAGGCTTTTGGGCTGTACTTGGGTACATAGGACTTCTGgccatgttatgtttttttcttgcctttctGGGTCGGAAACTGCCTGACAATTTCAATGAAGCCAAATTCATcaccttcagcatgctgatattctgtGCAGTATGGATCACTTTTATCCCAGCGTATGTCAGCTCTCCTGGGAAgttcagtgttgctgtggagATATTTGCTATTCTGGCTTCAAGTTTTGGACTActgatttgtatttttattccaaaatgttatattatcttactgaaaccagagaagaatACAAAGAAGAATATGATGGGAAAGGGGCACTAA
- the LOC139336248 gene encoding extracellular calcium-sensing receptor-like, with amino-acid sequence MLGGIFSFNLLWKDRQDTYMHKPLPLQCTSLNFRGFQYAQVMLFAIEEINNSTDLLPGISLGYKIYDACASISRGVRVALALATGNELVSALSGTACTRPAPVQAIMGETFSSPCMAIATVIGPFHIPLISHFATCACLSDKTKYPSFLRTIPSDYYQSRALAQLVKHFGWTWVGAIRTNDDYGNNGMATFTETAQQLGICLEYSVSFFRTDPPDKMQKIIDIIKASTSKVIVTFLSPTELYVIMQELFHHNLTGYQWVGTEAWIFDSQTAVNDRHHILDGAIGLSIPKAHVSGMREFMLDLKPLNSSRNKLFTEFWETLFNCKFKQSKSPAVNQSECTGHEDLTGVQNSFTDMSLMPIFYNVYKGVYAVAHALHSVLSCNKTCNNKVQLNSFTILQRIKNIRFKTKEGDEVYFNENGDPAAKYEIINWQPTENGIVDFVPVGLYDASLPADKQLNVKNKIIIWAQNSQQVPLSVCSEKCPPGTRKVLQKGKPVCCYDCLRCAEGEISNITDSITCVSCDPEFWSNERKDACVKKEAEFLSYEEIMGALLTAASLTGTCMTALVAFIFFRYRQTPIVRANNSELSFLLLFSLTLCFLCSLTFIGRPSEWSCMLRHTAFGITFVLCISCVLGKTIVVLMAFRATLPGSNVMKWFGPAQQRLSVLGFTLIQVVICILWLTISPPFPFKNFKTFNDKIILECALGSAVGFWAVLGYIGLLAKLCFFLAFLARKLPDNFNEAKFITFSMLIFCAVWITFIPAYVSSPGKFSVAVEIFAILASSFGLLICVFIPKCYIILLKPEKNTKKNMMGKGRSKS; translated from the exons ATGCTGGGGGGAATCTTCTCTTTCAACCTACtgtggaaagacagacaggataCCTACATGCACAAACCACTGCCACTGCAGTGCACCAG TTTGAATTTCAGGGGGTTCCAGTATGCTCAGGTTATGCTTTTTGCCATAGAGGAGATTAATAACAGCACAGACCTACTGCCTGGCATCTCTCTGGGCTATAAGATCTATGATGCCTGTGCCTCCATTTCCAGAGGAGTGAGGGTGGCACTGGCCTTGGCTACTGGTAATGAACTGGTATCTGCTCTCTCTGGGACAGCATGTACCAGACCTGCCCCAGTACAGGCCATCATGGGAGagaccttctcctctccttgcaTGGCTATAGCAACTGTCATTGGACCCTTTCATATCCCACTG ATCAGCCACTTTGCTACTTGTGCTTGTCTCAGTGATAAAACCAAGTATCCATCCTTCCTCAGAACAATACCCAGTGACTACTACCAGAGCAGAGCTCTGGCCCAGTTGGTCAAACACTTTGGGTGGACTTGGGTTGGAGCTATAAGAACAAATGATGATTATGGCAATAATGGCATGGCCACATTTACAGAAACTGCCCAGCAGCTGGGCATCTGTCTGGAGTACTCTGTATCTTTCTTTCGAACAGATCCACCAGACAAAATGCAAAAGATCATTGACATTATCAAAGCTTCCACTTCCAAGGTGATTGTCACCTTCCTCTCTCCCACAGAGTTGTATGTGATAATGCAGGAACTGTTTCACCACAATCTGACTGGTTATCAGTGGGTAGGCACTGAGGCCTGGATCTTTGATTCCCAAACTGCAGTCAATGATAGACATCATATTCTGGATGGTGCCATAGGCCTGTCCATCCCCAAAGCACATGTCAGTGGCATGAGAGAGTTCATGTTGGATTTGAAGCCCCTCAATTCATCGAGGAACAAATTGTTTACAGAGTTTTGGGAGACATTATTCAACTGTAAGTTTAAACAGTCAAAGTCACCAGCAGTAAATCAGAGTGAATGTACTGGACATGAAGATCTGACTGGAGTACAAAACAGCTTCACTGATATGTCACTCATGCCGATCTTTTATAATGTTTATAAAGGAGTGTATGCTGTGGCCCATGCACTTCATAGTGTACtcagctgtaataaaacatgCAACAACAAGGTGCAGCTTAATTCATTTACG attttacagcgCATAAAAAACATTCGGTtcaaaacaaaggaaggagatgaggtGTATTTTAATGAGAATGGAGACCCAGCAGCAAAGTATGAAATTATAAACTGGCAGCCGACAGAAAATGGTATTGTGGACTTTGTCCCAGTTGGTCTTTATGATGCATCTttacctgcagacaaacagctgaatgtgaaaaacaaGATTATAATCTGGGCTCAGAACTCACAACAG GTGCCTTtgtcagtttgcagtgagaaaTGTCCACCAGGAACTCGCAAGGTTCTGCAGAAAGGAAAGCCTGTCTGCTGCTATGACTGTTTAAGatgtgcagagggagaaataagCAACATCACAG ATTCCATCACATGTGTGAGTTGTGACCCTGAGTTCTGGTCAAACGAGAGAAAAGACGCCTGTGTAAAGAAGGAGGCTGAGTTTCTATCATATGAAGAGATTATGGGAGCTCTGCTCACTGCAGCCTCTCTAACAGGAACCTGCATGACTGCTCTTGTGGCGTTCATTTTCTTCAGATACCGGCAGACTCCTATTGTCAGGGCCAacaactctgagctgagcttcctgctgctcttctccttgactctgtgtttcctgtgttctctGACCTTCATCGGCCGGCCCTCTGAGTGGTCCTGCATGCTGCGACACACAGCGTTCGGCATCACCTTCGTCCTCTGCATCTCGTGTGTTCTGGGGAAAACAATAGTGGTGTTAATGGCCTTCAGGGCCACACTTCCAGGTAGTAATGTGATGAAATGGTTTGGGCCTGCTCAGCAGCGACTCAGTGTTCTGGGTTTCACTCTTATACAAGTTGTCATATGTATCCTCTGGTTAACgatctctcctccttttccatttaagaattttaagacatttaacGACAAAATCATCTTAGAGTGTGCTCTGGGCTCAGCTGTAGGCTTTTGGGCTGTACTTGGGTACATAGGACTTCTGGCCaagttatgtttttttcttgcttttctggCTCGGAAACTGCCTGACAATTTCAATGAAGCCAAATTCATcaccttcagcatgctgatattctgtGCAGTATGGATCACTTTTATCCCAGCGTATGTCAGCTCTCCTGGGAAgttcagtgttgctgtggagATATTTGCTATTCTGGCTTCGAGTTTTGGACTACtgatctgtgtttttattccaaAATGTTATATTATCTTACTAAAACCAGAGAAGAATACAAAGAAGAATATGATGGGGAAAGGACGGTCAAAATcatga